Proteins found in one Amycolatopsis umgeniensis genomic segment:
- a CDS encoding VOC family protein, which yields MPIQGVHKIVVGVRDQDRAKRFWSEVVGFEITTDVPYDDKGNRWVEVTSPDRVTAIVLSTAPEDLERFEVRDELPTANFFFYADDIEKTYQELSAKGVEFPARPEKQPWGWWAMFTDSEGNRFALQERIPTS from the coding sequence ATGCCGATACAAGGTGTCCACAAGATCGTCGTCGGGGTGCGGGACCAGGACCGGGCGAAGCGGTTCTGGTCCGAGGTCGTCGGATTCGAGATCACCACCGATGTGCCCTACGACGACAAGGGGAACAGGTGGGTCGAGGTCACTTCCCCCGATCGTGTGACGGCCATCGTTCTGAGCACCGCGCCCGAGGACCTCGAACGCTTCGAGGTGCGCGACGAACTCCCGACGGCGAACTTCTTCTTTTATGCCGACGACATCGAAAAGACCTACCAGGAGCTCTCGGCGAAGGGCGTCGAATTCCCGGCGCGTCCGGAGAAACAACCGTGGGGCTGGTGGGCGATGTTCACCGATTCGGAGGGCAACAGGTTCGCCCTTCAGGAGCGGATTCCCACGTCCTGA